In Cryptomeria japonica chromosome 5, Sugi_1.0, whole genome shotgun sequence, the genomic window cacaaaaaggtcaaggcaaatgggctcactgCAAACCCAGAGTACCctgtgttgaaacttgggctctaataccaaatgtaatgcctcgctagaaaccccgaaggaaaacccacaacaagggtgaaacatattttttttaaagaataaacatcataagtgcatttgcacaacatgcacaataacacaagcggaagacatacaccagaattccttaagggttaccaacgaagaattaacttcaagaataaattccacaaaaatcataattccacctatgcatcattaactcaatgatcacaagaagccataagcaaataaagattcatcatagaaagattgaaaggatacaatataatttccacttcagaaagcatttactaacatcatcaaggaaactaataaaaacatcccaacatagggttaattgctcttccaatacatagcttctcaataaacatataaaGATAGATCTCATCcagttacaaggttacataagatcaatgataCGATGATATGATGACCAcaagggtctccaaataacaataatcttcaaacaagacatgaagcatgagtcacgaaccacaggaacacctgtgaagccaatcctcgcatgaaggtacaaatccgaacatccgatgggaagtggcactaccacccgaccatgtaatttccaaatggaatcaccccaccatgctaggagatagctgaggaccctcaagcaagcataagcatgacagggtcgacaaaacaatacgactccatgacaacacaaaagaCCCCACAAAGATccgggtgactcaacatcacaaacacacaagtgaaccaaatgagagagtgtcatcgcatagcttaagatggttaccatggtcgacctccataggtcccgtctcactgtcctagtaacctctctcgaacctttGGCTCCAactaagcctcatgcggaccctaccaacctttcgtgaagacgaagtggttggtttgccattctaggccttctcacaagATGATGAGTATCATGCAAGCACTCACCCAAGTgagaggtacaattatctttattaatgttatgaactgCCCACTTagtcaattcattagattaccaattattatctgactttcgctgggttgtaatgcctaccactttgggcacaacccccaagcgaaagccactctctcaaaggacactaaacaaacatggtcactccctgaggaccctatggcgaagcagacaaccataacaccactatcagaaataagtggtcaaacaaggacatactgaatcttggctaaccataaggcaaagacactacatggttaagacaacgaagccaacatatatctcttggtcaagGAACCAAATACACCTCCACAGGAAGACTGAACCACATACCAAAGcaacacataatacacttgcaacatcattgaattgaaaagaaatgaaataaaacattctttcaacagtcacattattcaatttccaaatcaatattccatcaagaatgaaatccacattaaacattcaaccgattataacatgaattcctaacagatatttaattcattttcagattatatccaaattaaccaatttgaatctctaattcatgccttgatttccattgataaatttattagccacataataaaaatcccatgaaaaatcaccatttacgCTTAACATAGAACAACCATATCAACATGTtcacttaataaaattaaattaattttataacacATACCGGTTTGCACTAGTAAGGCACAGGGTCAAGCCACATTAGTGCTGTTGTCGTGGCAACAGACACTACCGATCGGTAGTGGTCGTTACCACTGGTAACAgccctaccgaccggtagtgctacTACCGTTGGTAATGACCACTACcgatcggtagcactgctaccaaccggtagcggtaCTGCCGACTAGTAGTGCCACTACCATTGGTAGCAGCCGCTACTAGctagtagcactgctaccaaccgatGGCAGTCCTACCGGTCGGTAGTGCTGCTACTGCGTAGCGGTGCTGCCGACTGGTTGTTCTGCTGCCTGCGGGTAGCAGACACTATCGACTCACGTGATGAGACAAGCCCATCATGAAAGCGGTAAAGTCTACGAACAAACCAAAAACACATGCCTCCGAGGCATTCTAAAACCAAAAGATCACAAAAACAATAACCATAAATAAcattccatttccagaattattaTTTCACAGGAACACACATACAGTGCTAGTTTCCAAAATCTCAAGGAAAAGTTACCAACAAGGTAGATGGTGAAATAGACACACTGGAAAGAATGACTAGCAATTTCTTGACAATAAGAAGCAAGGATGCACCCAGCAAACCCAAtctaaattttttttctttcaaaagaagaggtattgaagaagttgtttgctatgaacaaataacacacaacaaagaagaaatgagcaattcctttcctgaatgcaaccttatgctaatagcatcacaaaatcaactctatcaggcaatctttcttccatttcgaCATTCTAAAAAGAATCTACAGGTAGATTTCATTTTCCAATCACAGAGGAAGAAAACTAAAAtatacaaaatcaaatcaaaacatcaaaatagatTATCCAACCTGAAGCAAAGGCAAGCAAGGAAGTGAGGGAACACCAGTCTTACAACCCAGGTCAAATCTCCAACTCTTCCAGGAAGATTTCTAGAATTTTTTACTCCTCtcaaaaattcctcttcttctcctgCCGTGAATCCCCAGAAcggatgcccaaaaatatcttttaacctatgcttctaggttaaagttatttcatccaatcagatttaaatattttaaaactaaaaaggcaatcagatttatttctttcccaaaaataataattctttccaatgattaaattaaaaggccaaatggaaaaatacaaaagaaagcttttatttatttctttttccataaatactttcTTCAACATAGGCATTTATCCTTTTTAAACAGCTagacaatttatttatttcacaaaaatatcaatgcaactttacacaataaattaagccatttaaccatttaatctagcaatcattaatttaaataaatcaataatcacagagcatattaattaaatgattatgccaacacaaaatagcatcatccatttaaattaaataatcatttaaataaatggaagcaTGCAAAACAAGGGATGATCAAATGACCAAACCagacactatgactcgcataccagctagatgggaaagacaaccgactgacaacactcacacgagtgtaattgTGGGTCAAGCTatggtacaacaactatctcctccactcccatcagatatataagGCACGCTCTgacctgtgaaaccaagtggagtcaatacctcgtacctacccgatactagtacctgcaatatcctgcaccaaagaaccacacgtgcatatagaccaatatacatacatatatatatacagacacgacacgcacaccgatgaaagagaattgtgacgttccctgtctcaccggagtgagtgaaggaaaatcatcccctcgcatcccaatacacttgcaaacatgcaacatataaataatgcaacgcaatataagggaaaagtgtcagtccatgataaaaatccataaaataacattattcataagcactgagatactgcataaaatcatacaccataaatccaaataaatcatgaaataacatcgcataatatccgaatcaaaatacaataatgttccacaaaaCAATCACTGAAGTAACtgaaaacatacaaaagaggctgatcgaggaggggtactaaaCAAGGGGTTGCTGGTTGTAATCGGTTCGATTCACTGGATAATAATATCGAACTCTCTATTTGGTGGACGTAGCCcaagtttgggtgaaccacgttaaaattTTCTCCTCTactattatttatgtgtttttcattcctctgtttaatctttatttgcatataattgatattttatgcatgcaattcctaacatagACTTACCATGTCATTAATTATCCAATTCTAGGAATCCACATGTGggcaaaataatattaatttttccGTTCATAACCCACATTTACTGTTGTAAATGAAACCCATAAACCTTTATAAATGTATTAAAAACAATAGtgtgaataaatattataaaatatttttctaatacACACCCTAAGTGCCTCAAGACACTTTCCAAATATGTTTGAACCAAAACATAGGATATACAATGTAGACTGTAACTTAATACCAATACATCTACGTGTCACACTAGTGCTTGAATAATTTGAACTCCTATAAAGACCAAACACTAACAATCGATAAGGTTAACACACTTGAAAAATGATTTCACATAAATGGGAACATGAGATGCATAAATTTGGAACCATTGGTAGAAAAAGGTTTACACATACCAACACCAAAATGGGtctaaaacataatgcaaaattGTAAGTGTATAAAACTTCCAAATCCTATGAGACTTATGATGCTAATATCTAGTGGATATAAGGGTAAACTATCATACTCAAGTTTTGAAAAAAGGATTAAAATGTAACAATAAATAATTAGCAAAAAAAGAGTGGCTCCCGCTAGTGGCTTCCCTCTCATCCTCCTATCCCCCAACTTCAAGCACTCATCTCTTACCCTTGGTGATTGGTAGTGATGGCTCCCTTGGTATTGGTTCCCCTAGCTCTCCTGTCTGTAAACTGGTTGTGCATATTTCAAACTCGGTGCGATCCCCCTCACAAAAAACACTACCTGCCACTTATATTACAAACGCTTTGGTTAACTCTTCACTTAAAAATCCTTTACAGACTATCTTTGTAAACCCTTATGGGATTCCTCCGCCCAACCTGCTAAATGCCTCTTGTGCGTCTCCTCTATTCGAAATGTGGTTTTTAGTACGGAGGTGTTGGATGGCATTTCATATTTTGAGAAAGTGGCACTTGTTGGCACATTTAACCATCTGTGGCCATCTCTTCTAGCATTATAGTCCTAGATTTCTGACCACTGGAACCTGCTAGCGTTAGGTAAGATGGAGATTTATCCTTATGCTTGCTGTTTCtttgtgatttttctttgacaCAACAGATTATAGGGATGTAGTGATATTGTAAGGTGTGTGGAAATGGGGTTCGCATGCCCTATCTCTTCATCCTTGGACACCCTCCATCAATCCCTATGTGGATCATATTACTTTTTCTCCTACCTAGGTTAAGCTCCCCCACCTCCCTCTCCACTTCCGGTACACTGATGCCTATGAATCTATTCATAACAAGTTGGACCACTTTATCGGTTTTGTAACTAATTCAAGTCTTTTCTCCCACACCTCCCAAATGAGAAATCCATTGGATTTGGACCTCTCCAAACTACTTTCTATTGAATTCATTCTTAAGGCTAGAGAGTGACAATGGAGACTGATACTGGACTACGAAGGGATCATGTTCAGATGTAATCATGATAAccctataaaatttatttattagatAAACCAATTCTTACAATCATATTCATATAATGATATATAATACTCACTAGTGGTAATCCTTTAGAAGAATTATCAGAAATAATATCACTATACTTTTTCAAGAACATAGAGATTGTAAGATGTAATCTAAAATTAGAGTGTGATTTGATATTAAATTGAAGTAGGAGAAGAGAGATGTTCAAATCACGAGGTTAGAATTGTATTTATACGCGACTTCATgaaaaatgttgaaattttgaaggggGGCCAATATTGAGAGGAAGGCCAATATTGAGCAGAACTTTCTCCTCGTCAACTTTTTGATCATTAGGATTCAAATTTGTGCCTAAAATGGTATGCCTATGGTGTCTATGAAGTCTATGGCACCTCGCACCCTGGTCCTAACATTCTGGCCCGATATTTTCATGCGCACACAAGCAAAAAACAGATTACACTAAATGACAACGATCTCTTCAGATCCAAAATTGATTCACATCCATAACCAACTTTAGGCTCCTCAACCTTTTTGTTGAAATCCTAATAATCCCATTGCCTAGGGATTACTATGTAAGGAGGTACAAGGGTCATGCGGTGAAAAAGATGTCATTGATCACCTCCTTGGAGTTGTCAGTCTTTCAAGGTAGAAAGGAAGAAATTTCCCGCACTATCATCTTCCTTAAGAAGCCAATGAAGGGGAAGGGTGGATGAATAAATATATGCAAGCTGAATGATTTGCGAGTGATTTGGACGAGGAGGAATTTGGACCAGACATAGAGATGGAGGGCGTGGACACCAGAATGAAGATCCTCAAGGAAGCTAAGCTTGCAATGCACAAGGAAGTCCCAAAACCGTGAGATGAAGGCGTAGTGCACGTGGTCTGTGGATGGTCTGTTTAAAGATAGTCTATGTAAATGTTCTTGTGTCTGGTTTCTAACAATATAATATTGTTGGTCAGGTCTCCATTTTGTACTACAGAGACCGTTTGCCAGGGTAGGTAGGTATGCCTAGAATGGAGGCATTTTGTGGTAGGGGTCTGATAGTTTGAATATTATCTCATGAACATTATGTACTGTTTTTTTATCATCAATAGAAAGGTGCAGCCCCATGCTgcagttaatcaatcaaaaaaatataagcaatcaaaatcatttttttaatagtTTGACACGAATATTTTCATCAAACACCTAACTAGTGTCTTATTATGGTGTCCACCATCTTGTATAACTATTGTCTTATTATGGTGTCCACCATCTTGTATAATTTCTTAGTTGTGTCTTATGGATGTGTAGTACTTATTTCTTCTCATTTTTCCTTCTGCAAagcttcttcaatttttcaagatGTAATTCATATATTTTCATATGATGTTTTGactttttttcaagaattttttattttttaaattcttaaATTCTTTTAAAAAACTTCAACAATTGCAAATGAAAGTTTACATTCAACTCCAGAATGTTCGCCCCTTGATTATCTTGTATGCATTtctttaaaacaaaaataataacctAGCAAAACCCATTTGttaaaaatgagatcaatctccaCAATCTTCTAGTTAAGTGCCTACTAGGTGGGATATACAAGGAGACTTAGATTCCAATATGTGAAGGCATTTCTcaccaaaatgaaatgcaaattgctTAAAGATTCTTATGTAATATTTAATTAGTAATTGAAAAATCAATAAGTATTTATATTTGCAAAATATTAAACACAAAATaacaatttttatttaaatttatttttaatgtattatAATAAAGTCTATCTTTCATAATTTCAAGAATAGTCATTTTTTTATGATTAGTTATGATCAATAAATACAAACAAGTCATTAAAGTGATTTTATTAACATACATCTTAATATTTCAACTTAAAGATTTACATCCTCATAAAAAATACGATATTAGAAAAAAAATCTTCAGAAAACAAATCTTAAATCAAGTGCAACTCCATCAAGCTACTTCATAATTCTTGGAATTGTATTGTTCATATCTTGCATTTTTGGATTACCACTCTTTAGAACTCCAAAATCATATATTTCCCAAATTATTTGACAATATTGCTCCATCAATTTGTGTTGAGCCTTCAAAAAGTATGGTTCTCCAAATCCACAAACTCTTGAAACAAAAATCCATACTGATCACTAAATCCCTACCTTGTCTTAAAAAAAACAAACTTtgcaatatatacatttttcaactGTAAAAAAAAGAACATGTTCTCCTACAAAGCACCATCTCTTAGCAAAAGGCTTGGTTCAAGATGATGAAAATCTTCCAATCTGTGAGGCCACCAAACTCCAATATACCTATTTTACATTTTATCCTTTGATCTTGCATATGACATTTTGGAAGCTCAATGAAAAATAATATAAATGACCACTGTAACtaccatgtatgtatgtatgtacatacacatatgtatacatacatacatacacacactaCAATATCACTTCCCATCAATAATACACCCAtttataaaaatgatcaaaaaataaaataattcagcAAAGGTTTGCATCAGCAACAAACTACAAATccatttcaagaaaaaaaaaaaaaaattcggcaaATGTTTACATCAGCTACAAACTACAAATAAAAAGCTATTCAACAGTTAATGTAAGATCTGGCAACATTCTTACATTTTCATCTTCAATTTTGTATAATGTAGCACTCGTATTTTTAACAGTTACTCTACTTCTATTTTTGCCATAGCTCTGCTCTCCTGGGCTCTAATATCATGATAGAAAAATCAACTAACATTTAAATTTGCATACTATTAAACAcgatataataatattattcagAGTTCATTTTCAATGTACTACAAAATGACTTTTATAAAACCTTTCCATTATAACTTCCCCAATAACCAACCTATTAGAATGTAAcagattattaaataataaaaataaacaaataatcacTAAGATGATTTTATCAACATACATCAATATTAGAAATTTAatcaaaaatgatgaaaaatatttttcctttacaaTCATTTAAATCAGCTATATTTtgtttagtttaaaaaaaaaaaaaattagtttcaagagcatgaagaaaaggagACTCAATTTAGTacagacaaaaaaaataaaaatttaagcgACTAGTTTGATTGTAAACTTGTATATCTATTATGAGATTTCATTCCTCGAGTAACAGAATTCTAGTTAATTTACAATAATTGAAAGGTGTATTATACACATATGAAAGGTGAATGTAAGAATCAAATCTTCAATTAGACTCTGTATCACAAATTAAAAATCAGAAACTAATCATATTCTTACCAGCTTGACTCGTATTTTATCACTCCAATTCAAACCATGCCCGCATCATTACTTGATGGGCAAGAACTATATCAAATGGGATCAAAATCATAAGACATACACACCAAATTTGTATTGTTGGGGCGATATATCATAATCTATCATGAGTACAAGTATTCCTCTGACTCAGTCAACTCTTTTGTTAAGCTAGCTGATAATGCCTCATAACTCTACATCAGTCTAATTCTATAAGATGGCCGGTATGTAATTCAACTCATTCCCTATCAAGTGGATACTACAAAAATGTTCTCATAGGGCAGCAGGCAATAAAAATGGAAAGAACAACTCCCTTAAGGCCATATACTCATGGTGCAGTCATTCAACATGTTAGAGATCCAAATACAATCGAACAAGCACTAAGGAAGTGAAAGGCACCCGCAATCTCCACTCTCTTTTCTTTTTATTTAGAGTTCTCCCTTTCCCTAGCAACTCCCTATTCAACCTAACATTGGCTAACTTCCATGTACAGTATCCTAATTCCATTTCAACATTATCTAATACAAAAATGCCATCATGTTCTTCGCTTCCATCATCTTCTATGGCAGCTTCCATCAAGTATATATCCTGTTCTTGGCTTCCGTTTTCAGATATGGTAGTCTCCACCTTGTATTTAACATACATGGGCAAATCCTTGAAACGTATCAAGTCTTTAGGCACTCTAACAACCCTTTCTGCACCTGGAGTTGAAACCTGAGAGAAAAAAGAACCAGTCAAACTTTGCCTATTATATAAGTAAGCTTTTTTAAGAAAGTTTTTTCTTGATGAAATTCAAATCTTAACACATTTATTTGCCACTGACTGGTGTGACTTGCACATAGAGATGTCGAGGTATTAAATCTGTAAACTTTCCATTGTTCTGATACAACCTTTGAACCCAATTAATTTACTCAGAACCTTGTTATAGTGTGTCTAGTCTCTCAGGCATCTTTGAGACAGAATATCTAAAAGCTCAAAAAAATGTAGCATACATCATTATCATAACATTCCGAATTCCAAACCCGAAATGCTAATGAAAGCACATCTAAGGAACTTGCTAGTAAGAAAAGGAATGACCATACAAGGGAGGAGATTTAAAATCTACTAATTGACCACAGCTATACATATGACTAGGTCAAACATGAAGGGCTATATATAAAAGCAAACTAATGATCTAAAAGATACAATGAATAAATTAGAAACAAATAAAAGAAACGTATAAAATGTGTATatacaacttctcaaaaagaatttAAACAACTCGTGGGAAGGATTGTACATACAAAAGATACTCAGCAAACATAAATTATTATTTTGTTCCAGATTTCAGATACACACAGTACCTGTTTCTAGATGTTGGTACAGTGACACACACATGCATCTATTTGTATTTGCTAGTGATCCAAAAAGGATCAAGGTGAATTACAGAACAAGAAAATTGTTTTTTTAACAAAATTTGAAAATGTGCATGTACCTGATGTTTTATGATAGAAAGATTTGCAACCAGGTGAAAGTATCCAGAGAATGCAAGATCGCTAAGGCATTTGCCAGTCTACGACACCATTTGTTTGTCTACTGTGCTGTTTGCCTATCTACTGCAGCAAATCAAACCCTATATGAACCACGGTTGATTCCACTCTGTTGTGATGTCttcacacatcgcctcattgcaaatggggagCCCTACTTTTTTTGCTTTGTTTAAGGTTTTAGGTCGTCTTGGCTTGGTAAGTCTAGTAGCTATTAGCCTTTGCTTGTGAGAGGTGATGAGTCTTGTTAAGTCAGGGTTGAGGTTATGTTGCCAACCTTGCTAAGGTGGTTAAAGTTGTTAATGTTGTCGGGTGGTGTCGAGTGGCTAGAGGAACAAGATGTCATTGGGAGTTCATGATTGAATAGGTAGGGACAAATTTGCTTGTAGTTCCGTTAGGAACTTCAAGCATAGCGCCAAGGGTCTTGAATTTCAACATACACTACATTGAACCAAGGaggtaaaatcatcaaaatttgactaagtcaAGTCTCAACCCCCTTTTAACATGTATAGAGATGTGCATTCAAGCCCTCAAAATCCGACCTGCCTATCTTGTGTAAGATGAGTTAAAATACCGACCTAGTTATGCATTCAAAGCCTAAATTTCTGACCTACTAGTGCATGAAAAGGAGAAATTCGACTCCAACTTGTGCAAATAGAGCCCTAAATATCCCCACACCAAGCTTGAACTAGGCAAGAATCAATTGTGCAAATAAAACCCAAAACCCCGCCTGAGTTGTGCAAATGAGGCATAGAAGGCTGCCTAGGCAAGATAGAGTTTCTGCAAATGAAAGGTTCTCAACCGCCTTGCTTAGGTGCAGTAAGGTGATCAAAATTTGATCAAACTAACTCGCTTGTGCAAATGGATGATCAATGTCCGAAATTTTGTGCAATTGAGAAGGGAAAGGCCGCTAAATTCATGTTGTGCAAAATGACCAAGTTAACACCGCTCTGCCTTGATTTGATAAAGTATCCAACAATTGATCAAACAAATGTGCTTGTGCAAATGAAGCACAAAAGGCTGATTTTCTTAGGAGCAATGAAGTGATCAATCAAATCTGCTTGTGCAAATGAGCACCTAAAGGCCGATTTGTCAATGCAAATGAGCACTCAAATGCTGCCCAAACCAAGTTAGTGTAAATGAACTACAAATGCCAACCAAGACCATGTTGTGAAAATGAAGAGGTGAAAGCCGAAATTTGTTTCATTCACTTTAAAGCCGCCTTCATTGTGCAAACAAAGACCTAAAGGCCGCCTAGAGTTTGATTGTGCAAACAAAGAGATAATGCCTGGAGTTTGATTGTGTAAACAAAGGGTTTAAAGCCGCCAGCTTAGTATAAACAAACCACCAAACATCACCTAAGACAAAATCATCTAGTGCAAAGAAGAGCCAAAATGCCGCCTAGACTATGTAAATGAAGCCCATAATACCAAAATCTTTATGCAATTGAACATCAAAACCCCACCATGTTTGCACATGCCTATCCAAAAATGTTGGCAGGGAGAAGTAATAATTTGTGCAATCAAAGAAGAGAATGCCGACTCCTCCAAGACAGCTCCAAGCTAGAATGAAAGTCGGCTATCATATGAAGGAGGATAAAGCGCTCAGCAAAGGGAATTAAAACATTTTGTTTATTAAAAACAAGTCGGTCTACAAGGTAGAAAAACACAACCCTCACATCAACACCTATATAGAGGAAGTTTTCTACCTCAGTTAAGGCATTATTCAAGCAATCATTTTCAACGATTCTGATCCAGACTCCAGGCAAGGCGAATTTCATATTGAGGCAGAGTGAAAGGTATTAGGAGCAGCAATTTTGATCATTCCATTGATCAAAATTAACCCCAAAGTATTAGAGTTTCGATTGAGAAGGGTTTTGAACCCAATTTGGGAGGATTTTCAATCCACTTTTGAAGGCAAAAAGGACAGATTTTCCACATATGATCAGACCTGTAGAAAACATAAAATCAGACCTAGAGAGTGATCAATcagaattaaaaacatcatttGATCAGATAGAATCAGACATATAGAGATGAAAGAGAGGTAAAGTTAATATGTACTTTATCATGTTTGGTATCTTCTTGTTTGCTTTGTAGGTGACTAAGGAAAAAATCAGGACCAAGTCTGATTATAGGAGGATCAGAACAACATTTCAAAGAAAGATTTCATCACCTAAGTAAAGGCAAGGGATCACCAACATGAAGAAGATTCAATAAATAAAGAGAAGCTTTGCAATGACAacatcatgacaagggaaaattcAGGATAAGGAGATCAGCATGTTCTAGGATAGCATGACAACAAGAGGAGCACAATACCTTCAAAGTTTTCATTGCATCATAGCGACATGAAGAGGTCAAGGCCCCAAAGTGTAAAGGAGAGATCATACAATCATATCAAGGCAAGATAAGTAAGCAAAGATAGAGGATTGGCTTGAACATAACAATGCTTCCCATCATCATCACCACATTTAGCAAGCTtgagatgttgagtatcaagagatattaccCAAGGTATCAATACTCCTTCATGATGACGtatcaagtctacaagtgcaaattgaggtggcattctagtcatcattccaccaatcaagAGGCTCCACACCAACATGTCCAgatgcaatgtacctgactcacccaTGGAGGCGCAAATTTCAAGATACCTAACCACATTTCCTATTGGTTAACATTCAATATTGGacctaaatgtaattttctcattggccataGGGagtttttgtaacaaaccctaattaggtttttcattatgtaatcttgaccattgattgtgAATTAATCTGAACCATTCATTGAAAagagctatctatataaggctcaattttctcatttgtaagggttaacaTAGGAGTAGTAGAGTAAGAAGAATAGAGTAGAagatagaatagaagttagattaggagaaggaaaagattgttgccaagactttgttgtaaagatcatatgatttcattgaagctatggtggatttgatgtgttatttcaacaagttgcatggcctctacttctcaattcattttcatgttgtttagatgaatgaaagaactttgtgcatgatcaatgatcaaattcatatatccataccactagcaatttgctgattgtaagtttgccttgtgtggtcaattggaatccttaaatgagcttaacttcaattgctattcacattttgatatgcattgccttgatggtatccttgttgttaatagtgatttgaacatcatatgcttaccttaggagattgcactaaactttgtggagttgttgctttgcatggcaAAGCAATTGCAAAGCAATGTCTAGTAGAGTTTCACTAAAGATTGTCCATCGTTCCTacgttcttaggattagattagacttcttaaaccctatccttttgttctttctttcaatcaAGTAAGTTTCACGTTCCAGCAACATCCAAACGatcaacattcaagtattcaacgtaagtccccttggattaccagcaatcacatcaaccaattaagctatccacacatcaagacctgactatagaaacc contains:
- the LOC131027973 gene encoding uncharacterized protein LOC131027973 isoform X4; this translates as MTEVLMDDDDDDYEESSEMEDPPKAEVGDGEEGGGASLGGTAWGGKALAIAEEVIGLFKDDLEIFAFKALNRGRVCVRLDKLSNKYGSPSIDEIEKFSNIYSEHLDKAKESGDLPHNLVLEVSTPGAERVVRVPKDLIRFKDLPMYVKYKVETTISENGSQEQDIYLMEAAIEDDGSEEHDGIFVLDNVEMELGYCTWKLANVRLNRELLGKGRTLNKKKREWRLRVPFTSLVLVRLYLDL
- the LOC131027973 gene encoding uncharacterized protein LOC131027973 isoform X5; this encodes MDDDDDDYEESSEMEDPPKAEVGDGEEGGGASLGGTAWGGKALAIAEEVIGLFKDDLEIFAFKALNRGRVCVRLDKLSNKYGSPSIDEIEKFSNIYSEHLDKAKESGDLPHNLVLEVSTPGAERVVRVPKDLIRFKDLPMYVKYKVETTISENGSQEQDIYLMEAAIEDDGSEEHDGIFVLDNVEMELGYCTWKLANVRLNRELLGKGRTLNKKKREWRLRVPFTSLVLVRLYLDL